The Streptomyces sp. NBC_00670 genome window below encodes:
- a CDS encoding NAD(P)-binding domain-containing protein, translated as MTHDQLTHHGRPATPDHLTTHDYLIIGAGPAGLQLAALLERDGADYVVLERGSGPGTFFTRFPRHRYLISNNKVHTGYDDPELRLRMDWNSLLSDDPELVFTRYSPRYFPPADDLVRYLTDFASRTGVRVRYDTAVAHVTRDAGGFTVTDHTGTARRARHLVVATGMPVPNLPSVPGVELAERYDTIDTDPQSFTDQRVLIIGRGNSAFETAENLMETAAVIHVVGSGSLKMAWRTHYVGHLRAVYNNFLDSYQLKSQNALLDGRVLAIERGPDGFRVQVSFERVDEVVKEIRYDRVIVATGFRFDGSIFDDTCTPDLIVDDRFPALTPLGESVNVPGLYFAGTLMQGRDFRKATTGFIHGFRYTVRALHRGLRQRHDGVPWPTTVLGDDTERAVDAVITRVNRSSALWQQFAVLGDLLLLAPDGRLRYAEEVPVAHVPGAVRAGDFGEVAAHAVITLEYGEDHDLVDPFDVSAGRKSQQDVSGLDGRYLHPVVRWYRDGEFVAEHHLTENLENEWDSEEVHRAPLRAFLAAHRSPVTPVAP; from the coding sequence ATGACCCATGACCAGCTGACGCATCATGGCCGTCCGGCGACACCCGACCACCTGACGACCCATGACTATCTGATCATCGGCGCGGGCCCCGCCGGGCTGCAGCTCGCCGCCCTCCTGGAGCGGGACGGCGCGGACTACGTCGTCCTGGAGCGTGGCAGTGGTCCGGGTACGTTCTTCACGCGGTTCCCCCGCCACCGCTATCTGATCTCGAACAACAAGGTGCACACGGGGTACGACGACCCGGAGCTGCGGCTGCGGATGGACTGGAACTCCCTGCTCAGCGACGACCCCGAGCTGGTCTTCACCCGGTACAGCCCCCGCTACTTCCCGCCGGCCGACGACCTGGTGCGCTATCTGACGGACTTCGCCTCCCGCACCGGGGTCCGCGTGCGGTACGACACCGCCGTCGCACACGTCACCCGCGACGCCGGGGGCTTCACCGTCACCGACCACACCGGCACGGCCCGGCGGGCCCGGCACCTGGTGGTCGCCACCGGGATGCCCGTGCCGAACCTGCCGTCGGTGCCGGGCGTCGAACTGGCCGAACGCTACGACACGATCGACACCGACCCGCAGTCCTTCACCGATCAGCGGGTGCTCATCATCGGCCGCGGCAACTCCGCCTTCGAGACGGCCGAGAACCTGATGGAGACCGCGGCGGTCATCCACGTCGTCGGCTCGGGCTCGTTGAAGATGGCCTGGCGGACGCATTACGTGGGTCATCTGCGCGCGGTCTACAACAACTTCCTGGACAGCTACCAGCTCAAGTCGCAGAACGCCCTTCTGGACGGCCGGGTGCTCGCCATCGAACGGGGGCCGGACGGTTTCCGCGTCCAGGTCTCCTTCGAACGGGTCGACGAGGTCGTCAAGGAGATCCGCTACGACCGGGTGATCGTCGCGACCGGGTTCCGGTTCGACGGTTCGATCTTCGACGACACCTGCACGCCGGACCTGATCGTCGACGACCGCTTCCCGGCGCTGACGCCGCTCGGCGAGTCGGTCAACGTGCCCGGGCTGTACTTCGCGGGGACGCTGATGCAGGGCCGCGACTTCCGCAAGGCCACGACCGGCTTCATCCACGGCTTCCGCTACACGGTGCGGGCCCTGCACCGCGGGCTGCGGCAGCGTCACGACGGGGTGCCCTGGCCGACGACGGTGCTCGGGGACGACACCGAGCGGGCCGTCGACGCGGTGATCACCCGCGTCAACCGGTCCTCCGCGCTGTGGCAGCAGTTCGCCGTCCTCGGCGACCTGCTGCTGCTCGCCCCGGACGGCCGCCTGCGCTACGCCGAGGAGGTGCCCGTCGCCCATGTGCCGGGCGCCGTGCGCGCCGGGGACTTCGGCGAGGTGGCCGCCCACGCGGTGATCACCCTGGAGTACGGCGAGGACCACGATCTGGTGGACCCCTTCGACGTCTCCGCGGGCCGCAAGTCCCAGCAGGACGTGTCGGGTCTGGACGGCCGCTATCTGCATCCGGTCGTGCGCTGGTACCGGGACGGCGAGTTCGTCGCCGAGCACCATCTCACCGAGAACCTGGAGAACGAGTGGGACAGCGAGGAGGTCCACCGCGCCCCGCTGCGCGCCTTCCTCGCCGCGCACCGCAGCCCGGTCACCCCGGTGGCGCCGTGA
- a CDS encoding aromatic amino acid ammonia-lyase: MLTTTDTVLLTGPPDSAVLRRAAAPLTVTVDDEARARLDRGRRFFHDLRHGDGETPRIYGATTGFGALVGYAGRSDEADQCDNTLAHLGAGQGPDLPHEICRAALLLRTWSLAQGYSGVCAEVVDRLAAMFATTFSPAVPRYGSVGASGDLIPLAYATQALRGRGHAYLDGRRRPAGEALAAAGLRPLTLDGRDALALVNGTSVTTAATALARDAVRSAHRSLAALTCLLADLLGCDPGFLDADLLRAYGHPGARDVGARMRETLTGLTPSGTRPLQEPYSIRCAPQLLGAAEDALRYVDGVVAADLGGISDNPLFFPEGGDGDARGARKGKVVHGGNFFGQPAAFAADLLASVTAQLGNLAERQLDLLTDPARNGGLPPMLATAPGQQHGLQGVQLAGTAFVAEIRRNATPASMQSLPTNLHNQDVVPFGTQAALRSYDMAELLGLLCGSLALGLRQAVHVGARRPTAPRCADLLDALIETIPPVEPDRPLDADVRAAARLLATREPPRADAP, encoded by the coding sequence GTGCTCACCACCACGGACACCGTCCTCCTCACCGGCCCCCCGGACTCCGCCGTCCTGCGCCGCGCGGCGGCCCCGCTCACCGTCACCGTGGACGACGAGGCCCGGGCACGCCTGGACCGCGGCCGCCGCTTCTTCCACGACCTGCGGCACGGCGACGGGGAAACGCCTCGCATCTACGGCGCCACCACCGGCTTCGGCGCCCTCGTGGGGTACGCCGGCCGCTCCGACGAGGCCGACCAGTGCGACAACACCCTGGCCCACCTCGGCGCGGGCCAGGGCCCGGACCTGCCGCACGAGATCTGCCGCGCCGCCCTGCTGCTGCGCACCTGGTCCCTCGCCCAGGGCTACTCCGGCGTCTGTGCCGAGGTCGTCGACCGGCTCGCCGCGATGTTCGCCACGACGTTCTCGCCCGCCGTCCCGCGCTACGGCTCCGTCGGGGCGAGCGGCGACCTCATCCCGCTCGCCTACGCCACCCAGGCACTGCGCGGCCGGGGACACGCCTACCTCGACGGCCGCCGCAGGCCGGCCGGCGAGGCGCTCGCCGCCGCCGGACTGCGCCCGCTCACCCTCGACGGCCGCGACGCGCTCGCCCTCGTCAACGGCACCTCCGTCACCACCGCGGCCACCGCCCTGGCCCGCGACGCCGTCCGCTCGGCACACCGCTCACTGGCGGCCCTCACCTGTCTGCTGGCCGACCTCCTCGGCTGCGACCCCGGCTTCCTCGACGCGGACCTGCTGCGCGCCTACGGCCACCCCGGCGCGCGCGACGTCGGCGCACGCATGAGAGAGACGCTCACCGGCCTCACCCCCTCCGGCACCCGGCCGCTGCAGGAGCCCTACAGCATCCGGTGCGCCCCGCAGCTGCTCGGCGCCGCCGAGGACGCGCTGCGGTACGTCGACGGCGTGGTCGCCGCGGACCTCGGCGGCATCAGCGACAACCCGCTGTTCTTCCCCGAGGGCGGCGACGGCGACGCACGGGGGGCCCGGAAGGGGAAGGTGGTGCACGGCGGGAACTTCTTCGGACAGCCCGCCGCGTTCGCCGCCGACCTCCTCGCCTCCGTCACCGCCCAGCTCGGCAACCTCGCCGAACGCCAGCTCGACCTGCTGACGGACCCGGCACGCAACGGCGGACTGCCGCCGATGCTCGCCACCGCGCCGGGGCAGCAGCACGGACTCCAGGGCGTGCAGCTCGCCGGCACCGCGTTCGTGGCGGAGATCCGCCGCAACGCGACACCGGCGAGCATGCAGAGCCTGCCGACGAACCTGCACAACCAGGACGTCGTCCCGTTCGGCACCCAGGCCGCCCTGCGCTCCTACGACATGGCCGAACTCCTCGGCCTGCTGTGCGGATCGCTCGCACTCGGGCTGCGCCAGGCGGTCCACGTCGGCGCCCGGCGGCCCACCGCGCCCCGGTGCGCGGACCTCCTCGACGCCCTCATCGAGACGATCCCCCCGGTGGAGCCGGACCGTCCGCTGGACGCGGACGTCCGCGCCGCGGCCCGACTGCTCGCCACGCGTGAGCCGCCGCGAGCGGACGCGCCGTGA
- a CDS encoding sensor histidine kinase, which produces MRTSSGEWAAVRRARLRIAVITGAIITLLVTVVGVVAHTVMVHAQDGQVWREVRYSAEYGDLTSPPVCTWLYASGVTPLANAPRGFPLRADVDRVDATHRAVERTVRRDGTVYVVRTQIRTDGTVVQAVFDTRFQLADRDHLWFALAVAELVGLLAAAVTGVVLGRRAVAPLVEALTRQERFVTDASHELRTPITQVYTRAQVLARQAAAQEMPDPHRDGLARLAASAGRLGEVLDDLLLSASLAADPARPSERRPVDLVALARSVVAEEADRIRARRLTVVVDGPPRPLVVDGIESALRRAVGEVLSNAISHTPAGGRIEVVLSHSAGMVQLAVTDTGPGFDPAAVDQLFQRFHRGSGDGGRYGLGLALLREVVTRHGGTVAAAGRPGRGARLTIRLPEHVPAAPVPARAVAARPLTARPLAAAHAWRAVGPRRGRPRPADGPAPPGGSSR; this is translated from the coding sequence GTGAGGACGTCGTCCGGCGAGTGGGCGGCGGTGCGCCGGGCGCGGCTGCGGATCGCCGTGATCACCGGGGCGATCATCACGCTGCTGGTCACGGTCGTCGGCGTCGTCGCGCACACGGTGATGGTGCACGCGCAGGACGGCCAGGTGTGGCGCGAGGTGCGCTACAGCGCCGAGTACGGCGATCTGACCAGTCCCCCGGTGTGCACCTGGCTGTACGCGTCCGGGGTGACGCCCCTGGCCAACGCCCCGCGCGGCTTCCCGTTGCGCGCCGACGTGGACCGGGTGGACGCCACGCACCGGGCCGTGGAGCGCACGGTGCGGCGCGACGGCACGGTCTACGTGGTGCGGACACAGATCCGCACGGACGGCACCGTGGTGCAGGCGGTGTTCGACACCCGTTTCCAGCTGGCCGACCGCGACCACCTGTGGTTCGCGCTGGCCGTCGCCGAACTGGTGGGGCTGCTCGCCGCGGCCGTCACCGGGGTGGTGCTGGGGCGGCGGGCCGTGGCCCCGCTGGTGGAGGCGCTGACCCGGCAGGAGCGGTTCGTGACGGACGCCAGTCACGAGTTGCGCACGCCGATCACCCAGGTGTACACGCGGGCGCAGGTACTGGCCCGGCAGGCGGCCGCCCAGGAGATGCCGGACCCGCACCGCGACGGGCTGGCCCGACTGGCCGCGTCGGCCGGCCGGCTGGGCGAGGTGCTGGACGATCTGCTGCTGTCGGCGAGCCTCGCGGCGGACCCGGCGCGGCCCTCGGAGCGCCGGCCGGTCGATCTGGTCGCGCTGGCCCGGTCGGTGGTGGCCGAGGAGGCGGACCGGATACGGGCCCGCCGCCTCACCGTCGTCGTGGACGGACCGCCGCGGCCCCTCGTCGTCGACGGCATCGAGTCCGCGCTGCGCCGCGCCGTCGGCGAGGTGCTGTCCAACGCGATCAGCCACACCCCGGCCGGGGGCCGGATCGAGGTGGTCCTGTCGCACTCGGCCGGCATGGTGCAGTTGGCCGTCACGGACACCGGGCCCGGCTTCGACCCGGCCGCCGTCGACCAGTTGTTCCAGCGGTTCCACCGGGGCAGCGGCGACGGCGGCCGGTACGGGCTGGGTCTTGCGCTGCTGCGTGAGGTCGTCACGCGGCACGGCGGCACGGTCGCCGCCGCGGGCCGTCCGGGGCGCGGCGCCCGGCTCACCATCCGGCTGCCGGAGCACGTGCCCGCCGCACCCGTGCCGGCGCGTGCGGTCGCGGCACGTCCGCTCACGGCGCGTCCGCTCGCGGCGGCTCACGCGTGGCGAGCAGTCGGGCCGCGGCGCGGACGTCCGCGTCCAGCGGACGGTCCGGCTCCACCGGGGGGATCGTCTCGATGA
- a CDS encoding response regulator transcription factor codes for MNTRDPQRLLLVEDDRELVDMLSGILRDEGYAVDVATDGQRGLHLGLSRQYDVLVVDRRLPALDGLDLLGRLRSRAVRTPVLLLTAMGTVHDRVDGLDAGADDYLVKPFDLDELSARLRALCRRGLDAADVLRIGSGCLFVGRREVELASGEQIALAAREFALLWVLASRPDAVYSRAQLRRLVFQEAPASSIVDTYVYYLRRKLGRQVVCTVRGLGYRLGAL; via the coding sequence GTGAACACGCGAGATCCTCAACGACTACTACTCGTCGAGGACGACCGGGAGCTGGTCGACATGCTCTCGGGGATACTGCGTGACGAGGGGTACGCGGTCGATGTCGCGACCGACGGTCAGCGGGGCCTGCACCTCGGCCTGTCCCGGCAGTACGACGTGCTCGTCGTCGACCGGCGCCTCCCGGCGCTCGACGGCCTGGATCTGCTGGGCCGATTACGGTCCCGCGCCGTCCGTACGCCGGTACTGCTGCTGACCGCGATGGGTACCGTGCACGACCGGGTCGACGGGCTGGACGCCGGCGCCGACGACTATCTGGTCAAACCGTTCGACCTCGACGAACTGAGCGCCCGGCTGCGGGCGCTGTGCCGAAGAGGGCTCGACGCCGCCGACGTGCTCCGGATCGGCTCGGGCTGCCTGTTCGTCGGCCGCCGTGAGGTCGAGCTGGCCAGCGGCGAGCAGATCGCCCTGGCCGCGCGGGAGTTCGCCCTGCTGTGGGTGCTCGCCTCGCGCCCCGACGCCGTGTACTCGCGGGCACAGCTGCGCCGGCTGGTGTTCCAGGAGGCGCCGGCCTCGTCCATCGTCGACACCTATGTGTACTACCTGCGGCGCAAGCTGGGGCGGCAGGTCGTGTGCACGGTCCGCGGGCTCGGTTACCGCCTGGGGGCGCTGTGA
- a CDS encoding MarR family winged helix-turn-helix transcriptional regulator, whose translation MREVAARFRCDPPTVSLAADKLQSVGLIARRPHPSDGRERTLVLTTAGTNCGRRSGHGCTPPASSPASTRRSSAPCRRCSPGCGRRGRATPPPAVPSFGNPFLRKGVDTSCGQGRGEWHCDTSEHARSSTTTTRRGRPGAGRHALGDTA comes from the coding sequence ATGCGAGAGGTGGCGGCCCGGTTCCGCTGCGATCCCCCGACCGTCAGCCTCGCCGCCGACAAGCTCCAGAGCGTGGGGCTCATCGCCCGCCGGCCCCACCCCTCCGACGGCCGCGAACGCACCCTGGTCCTGACGACCGCGGGCACGAACTGTGGGAGGCGCTCAGGGCACGGCTGCACGCCTCCGGCCTCTTCACCGGCCTCGACGCGGAGGAGCAGCGCACCCTGCCGGCGCTGCTCACCAGGATGCGGCCGCCGCGGTAGGGCGACTCCCCCGCCGGCCGTCCCCTCTTTCGGGAACCCCTTCCTCCGCAAGGGCGTTGACACGAGTTGCGGGCAGGGGCGAGGGGAGTGGCACTGTGACACAAGTGAACACGCGAGATCCTCAACGACTACTACTCGTCGAGGACGACCGGGAGCTGGTCGACATGCTCTCGGGGATACTGCGTGA
- a CDS encoding sensor histidine kinase, producing MRPRSVRARAALAAASVTAVALACVGWWVHRDVHQEGMRIAEEKAETQLRSLADQLDQGVVPLSKGADAPYEVVATGRRAALSYGGGMEEFRPGSRHVLPSPTDALHSGVLATRPLRIPVRRDSTGDRLGMAGHTYLVMFTDVGAGRLGRAKAAALGLTTGAHIRVYVVVLPRTADTLTEVTNPLLLRAGLLTLVLTAAIVYVAVLLVLRPVEAIRRLTASVTPNDPRERVTVPATGHEITALATTLNTTLQRLDDAAARQRRFVADAAHELRSPLTTLLASLEVALAYPERTDWPAAATTAARQTRRLQALAEDLLLLARLDTRAPVAAPETVDLTALASRLTEQYPLDGRPLTLACDSDAPAYVRGDPDAYERLLRNLLDNAARHAAHRIQVTLRNQDDRVVLTVHDDGPGVPPEDAERIFERFVRLDDARSRDQGGTGLGLAIARDLAHRHGGTLTLTPRTLGACFELRLPRAPAKA from the coding sequence CTGCGGCCGCGTTCGGTACGTGCTCGCGCGGCGCTGGCCGCCGCCTCGGTCACCGCGGTCGCCCTGGCCTGCGTCGGCTGGTGGGTGCACCGCGACGTCCACCAGGAGGGCATGCGGATCGCCGAGGAGAAGGCCGAGACGCAGCTGAGGTCTCTCGCCGACCAGCTCGACCAGGGCGTCGTTCCGCTGAGCAAGGGGGCCGACGCGCCGTACGAGGTCGTCGCCACGGGCCGGCGCGCCGCCCTCTCCTACGGCGGGGGCATGGAGGAGTTCCGTCCCGGCTCCCGCCATGTGCTGCCCTCCCCCACCGACGCGTTGCACTCCGGCGTCCTGGCGACCCGTCCCCTGCGCATACCGGTGCGCCGCGACAGCACCGGAGACCGGCTCGGCATGGCCGGCCACACCTACCTGGTGATGTTCACCGATGTCGGCGCCGGCCGGCTCGGCCGCGCTAAGGCCGCCGCGCTGGGTCTCACCACCGGCGCCCACATCCGGGTGTACGTGGTGGTACTCCCCCGCACCGCCGACACCCTCACCGAGGTCACCAACCCCCTGCTGCTGCGGGCCGGGCTCCTCACGCTCGTGCTGACCGCCGCCATCGTCTACGTCGCCGTCCTCCTCGTGCTGCGGCCGGTCGAGGCCATCCGCCGCCTCACCGCCTCGGTCACCCCCAACGATCCCCGCGAACGCGTCACCGTTCCCGCCACGGGACACGAGATCACCGCCCTGGCCACCACTCTCAACACCACCCTCCAGCGCCTGGACGACGCCGCCGCCCGGCAGCGCCGCTTCGTGGCGGACGCCGCCCACGAACTGCGCAGTCCCCTGACCACGCTGCTGGCCAGTCTGGAGGTCGCGCTCGCCTACCCGGAACGCACCGACTGGCCCGCCGCGGCCACCACCGCCGCCCGGCAGACCCGCCGTCTCCAGGCCCTCGCCGAGGATCTGCTGCTCCTCGCCCGCCTGGACACCCGCGCCCCCGTGGCCGCCCCCGAGACCGTCGACCTGACGGCCCTCGCCTCCCGGCTGACCGAGCAGTACCCGCTCGACGGCAGGCCGTTGACCCTGGCGTGCGACAGCGACGCCCCCGCGTACGTCCGGGGAGACCCGGACGCGTATGAACGGCTGTTGCGCAACCTCCTGGACAACGCCGCCCGTCATGCCGCCCACCGCATTCAGGTCACCCTCCGGAACCAGGACGACCGGGTCGTGCTGACCGTGCACGACGACGGTCCCGGTGTGCCCCCGGAGGACGCCGAGCGGATCTTCGAACGGTTCGTCCGGCTCGACGACGCCCGCTCCCGCGACCAGGGCGGCACCGGTCTGGGCCTCGCCATCGCCCGCGACCTCGCCCACCGTCACGGCGGCACCCTCACCCTCACGCCCCGGACGCTGGGGGCGTGCTTCGAGCTACGCCTGCCCCGCGCCCCCGCCAAGGCGTGA
- a CDS encoding response regulator transcription factor, translating into MRILVVEDEVDLAHTLHTGLTAEGYSVDLAHDGRQGLWMARAGEYAVVVLDLMLPGLNGYKVCAQLRREGNTTPILVLTAKDGDWDQAEALDTGADDYLAKPFSYLVLVARLRALVRRAGTLAPPVLAVGDLSLDVAGRVCRRAGTRIDLTPREFAVLELLARRAGQAVSKADLLYHAWPDEAEDPNLVEARVSALRKKVDAAFQRQSLQTVRGTGYRLVDDRERD; encoded by the coding sequence ATGCGCATCCTGGTCGTCGAGGACGAAGTGGACCTCGCCCACACCCTGCACACCGGTCTGACCGCCGAGGGCTACAGCGTCGACCTCGCCCATGACGGCCGGCAGGGGCTGTGGATGGCCCGCGCCGGTGAATACGCCGTGGTCGTCCTGGACTTGATGCTGCCCGGGCTCAACGGCTACAAGGTGTGCGCCCAGTTGCGCCGGGAGGGCAACACGACGCCCATCCTGGTGCTGACCGCCAAGGACGGGGACTGGGACCAGGCCGAGGCGTTGGACACGGGGGCCGACGACTACCTGGCCAAGCCCTTCTCCTATCTGGTGCTCGTCGCCCGGCTGCGGGCGCTGGTCAGGCGGGCCGGCACCCTCGCCCCGCCCGTCCTCGCCGTGGGCGATCTCTCGCTGGACGTCGCCGGGCGGGTCTGCCGCCGGGCCGGGACCCGGATAGACCTCACGCCCCGGGAGTTCGCCGTGCTGGAGCTGCTGGCCCGCCGGGCGGGCCAGGCGGTCTCCAAGGCGGATCTGCTGTATCACGCGTGGCCCGACGAGGCCGAGGACCCCAATCTGGTGGAGGCGCGCGTCAGCGCGCTGCGCAAGAAGGTGGACGCCGCGTTCCAGCGGCAGTCCCTGCAGACGGTGCGGGGCACCGGCTACCGGCTGGTGGACGACCGTGAACGCGACTGA
- a CDS encoding glycosyltransferase family 39 protein, with the protein MSLDQRAPAAGVVADALPAPASARRQAPGRAAAVVALAPALLTLAVGLWGIRRRNTMWGDEAVTQQLAQRDWSQIWRTVQHVDLVHALYYAVMHEIFALFGTGLPALRLPSVLATAVAAAGVGMLGLRLAGARTGLLAGLVFPLLPQVQKYAQEGRSYAMVCALVTWATYALVAGVTHRARWRWAVYGCVMLLACLLHEFAVLALVAHGVTLAVSRVPRPVLRAWAATAAGVVAGLLPLALCSTGQSGQVSWIESPVRLPGFLAMAAAGMVCALAPVRGRGPVRLRALAVPMTVLPCCLLLTASLVKPLFVDRYVLYSNLGIALLLGACVDWVHRLWRSSRGAWIPVVAVLAAGAVLAALVPASLSLRTPRSRTNDVTALATAVREAGRPGDGLLYLSGKHRLWTAAYPEDTRSLTDLALARDPVSSDTLTGVERPARDIAARMLRFHRIVVVRDPAGAPVPSGPRQEAKTDTLRCHFRARATTGVSGARVTVYVRHTPSRHCG; encoded by the coding sequence ATGTCCCTCGATCAACGTGCCCCCGCCGCCGGAGTCGTCGCCGATGCGCTCCCGGCTCCGGCGTCCGCCCGCCGGCAGGCACCGGGCCGGGCCGCGGCCGTCGTCGCCCTCGCGCCCGCACTGCTGACCCTGGCCGTGGGGCTCTGGGGCATCCGCAGACGGAACACCATGTGGGGGGACGAGGCCGTCACCCAACAGCTCGCGCAGCGCGACTGGTCGCAGATATGGCGCACCGTCCAGCACGTCGATCTGGTCCATGCCCTCTACTACGCCGTGATGCACGAGATCTTCGCCCTCTTCGGCACGGGGCTGCCGGCCCTGCGACTGCCCTCGGTGCTGGCGACGGCCGTGGCGGCGGCCGGAGTCGGGATGCTGGGGCTGCGGCTGGCGGGCGCCCGGACCGGACTGTTGGCCGGGCTGGTGTTCCCGCTCCTCCCACAGGTGCAGAAGTACGCGCAGGAGGGCCGCTCCTACGCCATGGTCTGCGCCCTGGTCACCTGGGCCACCTACGCGCTCGTCGCCGGCGTCACGCACCGTGCCCGGTGGCGGTGGGCGGTCTACGGCTGTGTCATGCTCCTGGCCTGTCTCCTCCATGAGTTCGCGGTCCTCGCCCTGGTCGCCCACGGCGTCACACTGGCCGTCTCCCGTGTGCCGCGACCGGTGCTGCGGGCGTGGGCGGCGACGGCCGCCGGGGTGGTGGCCGGGCTGTTGCCCCTGGCCCTGTGCAGCACGGGGCAGTCGGGGCAGGTGTCGTGGATCGAGTCGCCGGTGCGGCTGCCCGGATTCCTGGCCATGGCGGCCGCGGGCATGGTCTGCGCCCTGGCGCCCGTGCGCGGGAGGGGGCCGGTACGGCTTCGCGCGCTGGCCGTGCCGATGACCGTGCTCCCGTGCTGTCTGCTGCTGACCGCCTCCCTGGTCAAGCCCCTCTTCGTCGACCGGTACGTGCTCTACAGCAACCTGGGCATCGCCCTGCTGCTGGGCGCCTGCGTGGACTGGGTGCACCGGCTGTGGCGCTCCTCGCGCGGTGCGTGGATACCGGTGGTCGCCGTGCTGGCCGCGGGTGCCGTGCTGGCCGCGCTCGTCCCGGCGAGTCTGTCGCTGCGGACGCCGCGCAGCCGGACCAACGACGTCACCGCCCTCGCCACCGCCGTCCGCGAGGCGGGCCGTCCCGGCGACGGACTGCTCTACCTCTCCGGCAAGCACCGCCTCTGGACCGCCGCCTACCCCGAGGACACCCGCTCCCTGACCGACCTCGCCCTGGCCCGGGACCCCGTCTCCTCCGACACGCTCACCGGCGTCGAGCGCCCCGCCCGGGACATCGCGGCACGCATGCTGCGCTTCCACCGGATCGTCGTCGTCCGCGACCCGGCGGGCGCGCCCGTCCCGTCCGGCCCGCGGCAGGAAGCGAAGACGGACACCCTGCGCTGTCACTTCCGGGCGCGGGCGACGACCGGCGTCAGCGGGGCACGCGTCACCGTCTACGTCCGGCACACGCCTTCCCGGCACTGCGGTTGA
- a CDS encoding tetratricopeptide repeat protein, with protein MFSRRSRRPKNPELLKAWSALDEGDIPGALRQLRQGADDLPLDELALVVARAAGSAGFDDLRTAADALNARPERTRARYDFGYACVERGVPYLAIPALRAALRQAPDSAGILRELVSAYEREGRHREAVEVLTAHESGLADWPDRYLLVFNAVMAGDLALARRHDARLPDPQDAVWLPARARQRALLERAAKAGEVSPLDAGDLRGWQYVIGGTVLTTLSPYGFDAGMTGRFAWLQDSHDQCLRGLTRLKAVLDAAGAHPTSVSLLPDRGSRILGLAAARLLDLPAKPFAPDREDTIVVAYDLNEVAGADQGPEILGRLLERTPGQILHEHASNWTDPPVVTADSVTVLHQSVTAPWEARMRVGENGEVERGAPDGRPEEEIAADVLAADAAPDEGDGATPADPLEGLTGFVSAVRDTWLRGDRAGLSSAGPVPSSRFL; from the coding sequence ATGTTCTCGCGCAGAAGTCGCCGTCCGAAGAATCCGGAACTCCTCAAGGCGTGGTCGGCCCTCGACGAGGGTGACATCCCAGGTGCCCTGCGTCAGTTGCGACAGGGCGCCGACGACCTGCCGCTCGACGAGCTGGCCCTCGTGGTCGCCCGGGCCGCCGGGAGCGCCGGCTTCGACGACTTGCGCACCGCCGCCGACGCCCTGAACGCCCGCCCCGAACGGACCCGCGCGCGCTACGACTTCGGGTACGCCTGCGTCGAGCGCGGCGTGCCCTACCTGGCGATACCCGCTCTGCGCGCGGCGCTGCGGCAGGCGCCGGACTCCGCGGGGATCCTGCGGGAACTGGTGTCGGCGTACGAGCGCGAGGGCCGGCACCGCGAGGCCGTCGAGGTGCTCACCGCGCACGAGAGCGGGCTCGCCGACTGGCCGGACCGCTATCTGCTGGTCTTCAACGCCGTCATGGCCGGGGACCTCGCCCTGGCCCGCCGTCACGACGCGCGGCTGCCGGATCCGCAGGACGCGGTGTGGCTGCCCGCGCGGGCCCGCCAGCGCGCGCTGCTGGAGCGGGCGGCCAAGGCCGGGGAGGTGAGCCCGCTGGACGCCGGTGATCTGCGGGGATGGCAGTACGTCATCGGCGGCACCGTGCTCACCACCCTGTCCCCGTACGGGTTCGACGCGGGGATGACCGGGCGGTTCGCCTGGCTCCAGGACAGCCACGACCAGTGCCTGCGCGGACTGACGCGGCTGAAGGCGGTCCTCGACGCCGCCGGGGCGCACCCCACGTCGGTGTCCCTGCTGCCCGACCGCGGCAGCCGCATCCTCGGCCTCGCGGCGGCCCGGCTGCTGGACCTGCCGGCAAAGCCCTTCGCGCCCGACCGCGAGGACACGATCGTCGTCGCCTACGACCTGAACGAGGTGGCCGGTGCGGACCAGGGCCCGGAGATCCTCGGCCGGCTCCTCGAACGGACGCCGGGCCAGATCCTGCACGAGCACGCGAGCAACTGGACCGACCCGCCGGTGGTCACCGCCGACAGCGTCACCGTGCTGCACCAGTCGGTGACGGCGCCCTGGGAGGCGCGTATGCGCGTCGGAGAGAACGGCGAGGTGGAGCGCGGTGCGCCCGACGGCAGGCCGGAGGAGGAGATCGCCGCGGACGTCCTGGCCGCCGACGCCGCGCCCGACGAGGGGGACGGCGCGACGCCCGCCGACCCGCTCGAAGGGCTGACCGGCTTCGTCTCCGCGGTCCGCGACACCTGGCTGCGGGGCGACAGGGCGGGCCTGTCGTCGGCGGGTCCGGTGCCGAGTTCGCGCTTTCTGTGA